A region from the Triticum urartu cultivar G1812 chromosome 1, Tu2.1, whole genome shotgun sequence genome encodes:
- the LOC125535786 gene encoding uncharacterized protein LOC125535786 isoform X1 has product MSPVQSGTTKAQKQRRILPSAPLQPAKEIPACRQRSRLSPLPASQPVARGGGGESGSTMMWGIAAAVASAAAVAVASGAELLACDRAPTPPTAAAVVVGRCDGFLFRQRLSQESSSSSGRDDRFAPRFDGLRFIETLVTAHR; this is encoded by the exons ATGAGCCCTGTGCAGTCCGGAACTACAAAAGCCCAGAAGCAAAGACGAATCTTGCCGTCGGCACCGTTGCAGCCCGCCAAAGAGATTCCAGCGTGCCGCCAGCGTTCACGCCTCTCTCCCCTCCCTGCCAGCCAGCCAGtcgccagaggaggaggaggggaaaGTGGATCGACGATGATGTGGGGAATAGCAGCCGCCGTGGCGTCCGCGGCCGCCGTCGCCGTGGCCTCCGGCGCGGAGCTCCTCGCGTGCGACCGCGCCCCgacgccgccgaccgccgccgcggtCGTCGTCGGCAGATGCGACGGGTTCCTCTTCCGACAGCGG CTTTCGCAGGAATCCTCGTCGTCGAGCGGCCGGGACGACAGGTTCGCGCCGAGGTTCGACGGGCTGCGGTTCATCGAGACGCTCGTCACGGCGCACCGCTGA
- the LOC125535786 gene encoding uncharacterized protein LOC125535786 isoform X2, producing the protein MSPVQSGTTKAQKQRRILPSAPLQPAKEIPACRQRSRLSPLPASQPVARGGGGESGSTMMWGIAAAVASAAAVAVASGAELLACDRAPTPPTAAAVVVGRCDGFLFRQRESSSSSGRDDRFAPRFDGLRFIETLVTAHR; encoded by the exons ATGAGCCCTGTGCAGTCCGGAACTACAAAAGCCCAGAAGCAAAGACGAATCTTGCCGTCGGCACCGTTGCAGCCCGCCAAAGAGATTCCAGCGTGCCGCCAGCGTTCACGCCTCTCTCCCCTCCCTGCCAGCCAGCCAGtcgccagaggaggaggaggggaaaGTGGATCGACGATGATGTGGGGAATAGCAGCCGCCGTGGCGTCCGCGGCCGCCGTCGCCGTGGCCTCCGGCGCGGAGCTCCTCGCGTGCGACCGCGCCCCgacgccgccgaccgccgccgcggtCGTCGTCGGCAGATGCGACGGGTTCCTCTTCCGACAGCGG GAATCCTCGTCGTCGAGCGGCCGGGACGACAGGTTCGCGCCGAGGTTCGACGGGCTGCGGTTCATCGAGACGCTCGTCACGGCGCACCGCTGA
- the LOC125520185 gene encoding pleckstrin homology domain-containing protein 1-like, with the protein MAASLWRAVMGSSSSSAGGGDDPAAGGVEFWHGAERAGWLTKQGEYIKTWRRRWFVLKQGRLFWFKDAAVTRGSVPRGIIPVSSCLTVKGAEDVLNRQFAFELSTPAETMYFIADAEKEKEEWINSIGRSIVQHSRSVTDAEVVDYDSRPQPPPQPQPKKSEASEPSE; encoded by the coding sequence ATGGCGGCCAGCCTGTGGCGCGCGGTGAtgggctcctcctcctcctcggcgggcggcggcgacgacccggcggcgggcggcgtgGAGTTCTGGCACGGCGCGGAGCGCGCCGGGTGGCTGACCAAGCAGGGCGAGTACATCAAGACGTGGCGGCGGCGCTGGTTCGTGCTCAAGCAGGGCCGCCTCTTCTGGTTCAAGGACGCCGCCGTCACGCGCGGCTCCGTGCCCCGCGGCATCATCCCCGTCTCCTCCTGCCTCACCGTCAAGGGCGCCGAGGACGTGCTCAACCGCCAGTTCGCCTTCGAGCTCTCCACCCCGGCCGAGACCATGTACTTCATCGCCGACGccgagaaggagaaggaggagtgGATCAACTCCATCGGCCGGTCCATCGTCCAGCACTCCCGCTCCGTCACCGACGCCGAGGTCGTTGACTACGACAGCCGCCCCCAGCCCCCGCCGCAGCCGCAGCCCAAGAAGAGCGAGGCGAGCGAGCCGTCAGAGTAA
- the LOC125535775 gene encoding uncharacterized protein LOC125535775 — MLGSIDCMHWTWKNCPKKWHGMFKGHVNKPTMILEAVASKDLWIWHAFFGLPGSLNDINVLQRSPVFAKLSEGEAPKVNYTINGHPYTMEYYLADGIYPPWATFVKTIPAPEGRKKKRFAKRQKGARKDVERAFEVLQSCFAIVRGPAKGWKRKEIGDLMKACIIMNNMIVEDERDSGPHDYIYDSMGVKVTPSHTHAEKLSVFIQMHQRITNRAFHSQLQDDLVEHIWQKFGDE, encoded by the coding sequence ATGTTAGGGTCTatagattgcatgcattggaCTTGGAAAAATTGTCCTAAAAAATGGCATGGCATGTTTAAAGGTCATGTGAACAAGCCAACAATGATTCTGGAGGCAGTTGCTTCAAAGGATCTTTGGATTTGGCATGCATTCTTTGGTTTACCAGGGTCTCTCAATGACATAAATGTGCTTCAACGTTCACCTGTGTTTGCAAAGCTATCTGAAGGTGAAGCTCCAAAAGTGAATTATACCATCAATGGTCATCCGTACACAATGGAGTATTACCTTGCAGATGGTATATATCCACCATGGGCAACATTTGTGAAGACCATACCAGCTCCAGAAGGCAGAAAGAAGAAACGTTTTGCCAAAAGACAAAAGGGGGCCAGAAAGGATGTGGAGAGAGCATTTGAAGTTCTGCAATCCTGTTTTGCCATTGTTCGAGGACCAGCAAAAGGTTGGAAACGTAAAGAAATTGGTGATCTCATGAAAGCTTGCATCATAATGAACAATATGATAGTCGAAGATGAGCGAGACAGCGGTCCACATGACTACATCTATGACTCTATGGGAGTAAAGGTGACCCCATCTCATACTCATGCGGAAAAACTGAGTGTGTTTATTCAAATGCATCAACGGATCACAAACAGAGCATTTCACTCTCAGCTCCAAGATGATCTAGTTGAGCACATCTGGCAAAAGTTTGGAGACGAATGA
- the LOC125520194 gene encoding auxin transporter-like protein 2, whose protein sequence is MVPGDQAEESIVAMADGGHGGGKEGARVMDGGEESERGHGDGGFTVKDMLWHGGSVWDAWFSCASNQVAQVLLTLPYSFSQLGMASGLVLQVFYGLMGSWTAYLISVLYVEYRARKEREGVSFKNHVIQWFEVLDGLLGPYWKAAGLAFNCTFLLFGSVIQLIACASNIYYINDRLDKRTWTYIFGACCATTVFIPSFHNYRIWSFLGLGMTTYTAWYLTIAAAVHGQVPGAKHSGPNSLMLYFTGATNILYTFGGHAVTVEIMHAMWKPRKFKYIYLVATLYVFTLTLPSASTMYWAFGDALLTHSNAFSLLPKSGWRDAAVILMLIHQFITFGFACTPLYFVWEKAIGMHHTGSVLRRALARLPLVLPIWFLAIIFPFFGPINSAVGALLVSFTVYVIPAVAHMLTYRSAHARSNAAEKPPAFLPSWSGMFVVNAFVVAWVLVVGFGLGGWASVSNFVKQIDTFGLFAKCYQCPPRAHLPSH, encoded by the exons ATGGTGCCGGGGGATCAGGCGGAGGAGTCGATCgtggccatggcggacggcggccACGGCGGCGGCAAGGAGGGGGCGCGCGTGATGGACGGCGGCGAGGAGTCGGAGCGCGGGCACGGCGACGGCGGGTTCACCGTGAAGGACATGCTCTGGCACGGCGGGTCCGTGTGGGACGCCTGGTTCAGCTGCGCCTCCAACCAG gTGGCGCAGGTGCTGCTGACGCTGCCCTACTCCTTCTCGCAGCTGGGGATGGCCTCCGGGCTGGTGCTGCAGGTGTTCTACGGCCTCATGGGCAGCTGGACCGCCTACCTCATCAGCGTGCTCTACGTCGAGTACCGCGCCCGCAAGGAGAGGGAGGGCGTCAGCTTCAAGAACCACGTCATCCAG TGGTTCGAGGTTCTTGACGGGCTGCTGGGCCCGTACTGGAAGGCGGCCGGGCTGGCCTTCAACTGCACCTTCCTGCTCTTCGGCTCCGTCATCCAGCTCATCGCCTGCGCAAG CAACATCTACTACATCAACGACCGGCTGGACAAGCGGACGTGGACGTACATTTTCGGGGCGTGCTGCGCCACCACCGTCTTCATCCCCTCCTTCCACAACTACCGCATCTGGTCCTTCCTCGGCCTCGGCATGACCACCTACACCGCCTGGTACCTCACCATCGCCGCCGCCGTGCACGGCCAG GTCCCCGGCGCCAAGCACTCGGGCCCCAACAGCCTCATGCTATACTTCACCGGCGCCACCAACATCCTCTACACCTTCGGCGGCCACGCCGTCACCGT agAGATCATGCACGCGATGTGGAAGCCGCGCAAGTTCAAGTACATCTACCTGGTGGCGACGCTGTACGTGTTCACGCTGACGCTGCCGTCGGCGTCGACCATGTACTGGGCGTTCGGCGACGCGCTGCTCACGCACTCCAACGCCTTCTCGCTGCTCCCCAAGTCCGGGTGGCGCGACGCGGCGGTGATCCTCATGCTCATCCACCAGTTCATCACCTTCGGCTTCGCGTGCACCCCGCTCTACTTCGTCTGGGAGAAGGCCATCGGCATGCACCACACCGGCAGCGTCCTCCGGCGCGCGCTCGCGCGGCTCCCCCTCGTCCTCCCCATCTGGTTCCTCGCCATCATCTTCCCCTTCTTCGGGCCCATTAACTCCGCCGTCGGCGCGCTCCTCGTCAGCTTCACCGTCTACGTCATCCCGGCCGTCGCCCACATGCTCACCTACCGCTCCGCCCACGCCAGATCG AATGCGGCGGAGAAGCCGCCGGCGTTCCTGCCAAGCTGGAGCGGGATGTTCGTGGTGAACGCGTTCGTGGTGGCGTGGGTGCTGGTGGTCGGGTTCGGGCTCGGCGGCTGGGCCAGCGTGTCCAACTTCGTCAAGCAGATCGACACCTTCGGCCTCTTCGCCAAGTGCTACCAGTGTCCCCCGAGGGCGCACCTCCCGAGCCACTAG